The Hymenobacter sp. GOD-10R genome includes a window with the following:
- a CDS encoding RagB/SusD family nutrient uptake outer membrane protein has product MKRFLLRSALVGACLLGTFACNDYLNVTPASSYVTEDVFSSVTNAGSAVIGAYAPLSGVNGYGLRLSIAFPSDTDEGQNRVGAADGSGRDINRYRVTPGTTEITGPFAALYVGVERANICIKNIPQMPLYQNGTAEEKRVLRRLYGEALTLRALFYLELLRNWGDVPAPFVPSSETADLNLPQTPRDEVYDRILGDLATASQLLPWRKSSDVNAYERLTKGAAKAIRARIALHRGGWRSNATTGQMERPADYLTYYTMARAECDTLLQNRGQHTLNPSFEAVWRNINEQRFDTQYGEMMFEVAHGSGSSNTDSNLGYNNGPRLATNSRWGEAGGSYTINPNYFYAFDSTDTRRDVTITLYQTVAATPNTQTSTTMNSIRDGKFRRDWRLPLLPGTAQQLNLNWPYIRFADVLLMFAEAQNELAGPSAAYNGTTPVQALEEVRRRAFPAARYVALPAAQVGTKATFFDALVKERLLEFGGEGIRKYDLIRWNLLGAKIAEAKAIMTDIRNGVGAGANVPLYVYGYAVNDQLRYARSLYRPTTLTAATYTVPGTTIVATRFSWRQAIMGSSTFIDLFAANYLPNSGDELLLFPQTAIDANPNLKQNFFN; this is encoded by the coding sequence ATGAAACGCTTTTTACTCCGGTCAGCCCTCGTGGGAGCCTGCCTGCTGGGCACTTTCGCCTGCAACGATTACCTGAATGTCACCCCGGCATCGTCCTACGTTACCGAAGACGTGTTTAGCAGCGTCACCAATGCCGGTAGTGCCGTGATTGGGGCTTACGCGCCCCTGTCGGGCGTGAACGGCTACGGCCTGCGCCTTTCCATCGCCTTTCCTTCCGATACCGACGAAGGCCAGAACCGGGTGGGCGCCGCTGATGGGAGCGGCCGCGACATCAACCGCTACCGCGTGACGCCGGGCACCACGGAAATTACCGGCCCCTTTGCGGCACTATATGTGGGCGTGGAGCGGGCCAACATCTGCATCAAAAACATTCCGCAGATGCCGCTCTACCAGAACGGCACGGCCGAAGAAAAGCGGGTGCTGCGCCGGCTCTACGGGGAAGCCCTGACCCTACGCGCCTTATTTTACCTGGAGTTGCTGCGCAACTGGGGCGACGTGCCTGCGCCCTTCGTGCCCTCCTCAGAAACGGCCGACCTGAACCTACCCCAGACACCCCGCGACGAAGTATACGACCGTATTCTGGGCGATCTAGCTACAGCTTCGCAGCTGCTACCCTGGCGCAAAAGCTCCGACGTGAATGCCTACGAGCGCCTCACGAAGGGGGCCGCTAAGGCCATTCGGGCCCGCATTGCGCTGCACCGCGGCGGCTGGCGCTCCAACGCCACCACCGGCCAGATGGAGCGCCCCGCCGACTACCTGACTTACTACACCATGGCCCGCGCCGAGTGCGATACGCTGCTGCAAAACCGTGGCCAGCATACGCTCAACCCTAGCTTCGAGGCCGTGTGGCGCAACATCAACGAGCAGCGCTTCGACACGCAGTACGGCGAGATGATGTTTGAAGTGGCCCACGGCTCGGGCTCGTCCAACACCGATAGCAACCTAGGCTACAACAACGGTCCGCGCTTGGCCACCAACTCGCGCTGGGGCGAGGCCGGGGGCTCCTACACCATCAACCCCAACTACTTCTACGCCTTCGACTCGACCGACACGCGCCGCGACGTGACCATCACGCTCTACCAGACCGTGGCTGCCACGCCTAACACCCAGACCAGCACCACGATGAATTCCATCCGCGACGGCAAATTTCGCCGCGACTGGCGCCTGCCGTTGCTTCCTGGTACGGCCCAACAGCTCAACCTTAACTGGCCCTACATCCGCTTCGCCGACGTGCTGCTCATGTTTGCCGAAGCCCAGAATGAGCTAGCCGGCCCTAGCGCCGCCTACAACGGCACCACGCCAGTGCAGGCGCTAGAGGAAGTGCGCCGCCGGGCCTTCCCGGCCGCTCGCTACGTAGCCTTGCCCGCGGCCCAGGTAGGCACGAAAGCGACTTTCTTCGATGCGTTGGTGAAGGAGCGGCTGCTAGAATTCGGGGGCGAAGGCATCCGCAAGTATGACTTGATCCGGTGGAATCTGCTAGGGGCGAAAATTGCGGAGGCCAAGGCTATCATGACCGATATCCGCAATGGAGTAGGCGCCGGGGCCAACGTGCCGCTGTACGTGTACGGCTACGCCGTGAACGACCAGCTGCGCTACGCCCGCTCGCTGTACCGACCTACGACCCTCACGGCCGCTACCTACACTGTTCCGGGCACCACCATCGTGGCGACGCGCTTTAGCTGGCGGCAGGCCATCATGGGCAGCTCCACCTTCATCGACCTGTTCGCGGCCAACTACCTGCCCAACTCGGGCGACGAGCTGCTGCTGTTCCCGCAAACGGCCATCGACGCCAACCCCAATCTCAAGCAAAACTTCTTCAACTAG
- a CDS encoding alpha/beta hydrolase has protein sequence MSFFLRALLCCLLLRVCPVQAQEFIPLWPKKKMPNSKGLKLEDKIENERIVQVGTPGLYAFFTSKEENKGCAVLICPPGGYQKLTYLVGGTQLAKWFNTLGITAFVLNYRLPNSPDLKERSIGPEQDAQRAMRLIRARAAQWQLDPKRIGIMGASAGGHLASTLGTHPEDVSAIGDSLDKLPFAPNFMVLVSPVITLGQYAHVGSRNTLLGENAPKELIDKFSNELHVTATTPPTFLAHAYNDPTVNQRNSLLFYQALVEHQVPSSLHIFPQGAHSIAVRNNPGSANQWTTLCEAWLLEMGFIKEGK, from the coding sequence ATGTCCTTCTTTCTTCGTGCTCTTCTCTGCTGCCTGCTTTTGCGCGTCTGTCCGGTCCAGGCGCAGGAGTTTATTCCCTTGTGGCCAAAGAAGAAGATGCCTAACTCCAAGGGCTTGAAGCTAGAAGACAAGATTGAGAACGAGCGGATTGTGCAGGTGGGCACGCCGGGCCTGTACGCCTTCTTCACCTCGAAGGAAGAAAACAAGGGCTGCGCCGTGCTCATCTGCCCGCCTGGCGGCTACCAGAAGCTGACCTACCTAGTGGGCGGCACGCAGCTGGCCAAGTGGTTCAACACCCTCGGCATCACGGCTTTCGTGCTAAACTATCGCCTGCCCAACTCGCCCGACCTGAAGGAGCGCAGCATCGGCCCCGAGCAGGACGCCCAGCGCGCCATGCGCCTGATCCGGGCCCGCGCCGCCCAGTGGCAACTTGACCCCAAGCGCATCGGCATCATGGGCGCTTCGGCGGGCGGGCACCTAGCTTCCACGCTCGGCACGCACCCAGAAGACGTATCGGCCATTGGTGATTCGCTCGATAAGCTGCCGTTTGCGCCCAACTTCATGGTGCTGGTTTCGCCGGTTATCACGCTGGGGCAATACGCGCACGTGGGCAGCCGCAACACGCTGCTCGGCGAGAACGCACCTAAGGAGTTGATCGACAAGTTCTCCAACGAGCTGCACGTGACGGCCACCACGCCGCCCACCTTCTTGGCCCACGCCTACAACGATCCAACCGTCAATCAGCGCAATAGCCTGCTGTTCTACCAAGCGCTGGTCGAGCACCAGGTACCTAGCTCGCTACACATTTTCCCGCAAGGAGCGCATTCTATTGCCGTGCGCAACAATCCCGGCTCCGCCAACCAATGGACGACACTCTGCGAGGCGTGGCTGCTGGAAATGGGCTTCATCAAAGAAGGTAAGTAA
- a CDS encoding rhamnogalacturonan acetylesterase: MRHPLLKVTAVMSLLLLMAFAAPGPRKKTKLYMIGDSTMANKPQQVFPETGWGMPLATFFDTAAVVVDNRAQNGRSTRTFLAENRWQPIVDALQEGDYVFIQFGHNDEAENYPDRYTPPEDYRKNLIKFVTETQRKKANPVLLTPITRRKFDKDGRQQETHVAYSKVTTEVANKYKVPLIDLDKMSRDLVQQFGVDKSLLLYLELAPGDHPNYPYGHHDNTHFTELGARKMAQLAVSQVVAQKLPILSEHLAKPTAKNAVPPATNGKDAQPTTP; this comes from the coding sequence ATGCGTCATCCCCTATTGAAAGTCACCGCGGTGATGAGTTTGCTCCTGCTGATGGCTTTCGCGGCTCCCGGTCCGCGGAAGAAAACCAAGCTGTACATGATTGGCGACTCCACGATGGCCAACAAGCCCCAGCAAGTATTCCCCGAAACCGGCTGGGGTATGCCGCTAGCTACGTTTTTTGATACCGCCGCCGTGGTGGTCGATAACCGAGCGCAGAACGGCCGCAGCACCCGCACCTTCCTGGCCGAAAACCGCTGGCAGCCCATCGTGGATGCTTTGCAAGAAGGCGACTACGTGTTCATCCAGTTCGGGCACAACGACGAGGCCGAAAACTACCCCGACCGCTACACGCCGCCGGAAGACTACCGCAAGAACCTCATCAAGTTTGTGACCGAGACGCAGCGCAAAAAGGCCAACCCGGTGCTGCTCACGCCCATCACGCGCCGCAAGTTTGACAAGGACGGGCGCCAACAAGAAACGCACGTTGCCTACTCCAAGGTGACAACGGAAGTAGCCAACAAGTACAAAGTCCCGCTCATCGACCTCGACAAGATGAGCCGCGACTTGGTACAACAATTCGGAGTAGACAAGTCCTTGCTGCTGTACCTGGAGCTAGCCCCCGGTGACCACCCCAATTACCCCTACGGCCACCACGACAACACCCACTTCACCGAGCTAGGGGCCCGCAAAATGGCGCAGCTGGCCGTGAGCCAAGTGGTGGCTCAAAAGCTGCCCATTCTCTCGGAGCACCTAGCCAAGCCCACTGCTAAGAATGCGGTACCGCCCGCCACGAACGGTAAAGATGCGCAGCCCACTACTCCCTAG
- a CDS encoding pectinesterase family protein, with translation MRFRNLLLAGSMLLVSSTLHAQVGTPAPAAKAPAKKETFLIPVRLTVAADGSGDYRTIQEAVMAVRDFMQVEATIFIKNGTYKEKLLIPSQKTHITLLGESKEGVVITFGDYSGDAEKHSTYTSSTVRVQGNDFTAENITFENSAGRVGQAVALHVEGDRATFRNCRMLGNQDTLFLAIENSRQYYQDCYIEGTTDFIFGGSTAVFERCTIQSKTDSYITAASTTPRQSFGLVFLNCQLTAAPEAKKVYLGRPWRPHARTVFLNTDMGAHILPVGWNNWGQPTNEQTVHYAEYQSKGPGANTKDRVAWSRQLTTKEAKSYTLKNIFAGAEPWLPEVKQTQPSAAAKP, from the coding sequence ATGCGCTTTCGAAATCTGTTGCTAGCTGGCAGCATGCTGCTGGTATCCTCCACGCTGCATGCCCAGGTCGGGACACCAGCTCCTGCTGCCAAGGCCCCCGCCAAAAAAGAAACCTTCCTCATCCCGGTGCGCCTGACGGTGGCCGCGGATGGCTCGGGCGACTACCGCACCATTCAGGAGGCCGTGATGGCCGTGCGCGACTTCATGCAGGTAGAAGCCACCATCTTCATCAAGAACGGCACCTACAAGGAAAAACTGCTGATTCCTTCGCAGAAGACGCATATCACGCTGCTTGGGGAAAGCAAGGAAGGCGTAGTCATCACTTTCGGCGACTACTCCGGCGATGCCGAGAAGCACAGCACCTACACTTCCTCCACCGTGCGGGTGCAGGGCAATGACTTCACGGCCGAGAACATCACCTTCGAGAACTCCGCCGGGCGCGTGGGGCAAGCCGTGGCCCTGCACGTGGAAGGCGACCGGGCTACTTTCCGCAACTGCCGCATGCTGGGCAACCAGGATACACTGTTCCTAGCCATTGAGAACAGCCGCCAATATTACCAGGACTGCTACATCGAGGGCACCACCGACTTCATCTTTGGGGGCAGCACGGCCGTGTTTGAGCGCTGCACAATTCAGAGCAAAACCGACTCCTACATCACGGCGGCTTCCACTACGCCGCGTCAGTCGTTTGGCCTTGTGTTTCTGAACTGCCAGCTCACGGCCGCCCCCGAGGCTAAGAAGGTATACCTAGGTCGGCCCTGGCGCCCACATGCCCGCACCGTGTTTTTGAACACCGACATGGGCGCGCACATCCTGCCCGTGGGTTGGAACAATTGGGGTCAGCCGACCAATGAACAAACGGTGCACTACGCCGAGTATCAGTCGAAAGGCCCGGGTGCTAACACCAAGGACCGAGTAGCGTGGAGCAGGCAGCTCACCACCAAGGAAGCCAAAAGCTATACGCTCAAGAACATCTTCGCGGGTGCCGAGCCCTGGCTGCCGGAAGTAAAGCAAACGCAGCCTTCAGCGGCCGCTAAGCCATAG
- a CDS encoding alpha/beta hydrolase: MFFQKPFSRLAAAALLGGALLASSAQAQQLPAPRDTSFTVRSAFLKEKKYHPNISIAQPPLPPTVQAAYNLTYCTLGTHNLQLDVFYPKAKRKKGYPAVLFIHGGGWRSGDRSNHIPMAQQLAAKGYVTVTAEYRLSTEALYPAAVYDLKAAIRWLRANAKQYPIDTTKIAVWGFSAGGQLAALVGTTNGDKQLEGSACTTNHSSSVQAIVDVDGTLAFLHPESSDYTVSDKPTASKDWFGASQTEKPELWQQAAGLNHVTPQTPPIVFINSSIDRMHAGREDMIKKLDTYRIYHETHTFPDTPHTFPLFNPWFEPTLKYTADFLDKVFQVKR; the protein is encoded by the coding sequence ATGTTTTTTCAAAAACCCTTTTCGCGGCTTGCTGCGGCGGCACTACTCGGCGGCGCCCTGCTGGCGAGCTCGGCTCAGGCGCAGCAGCTTCCTGCTCCCCGCGACACCTCGTTTACAGTACGCAGTGCCTTTCTCAAGGAGAAGAAGTATCACCCGAATATCAGCATTGCCCAGCCTCCGCTGCCGCCAACGGTACAGGCTGCTTACAACCTAACCTACTGCACCCTAGGTACGCACAACTTGCAGCTGGATGTTTTCTACCCCAAGGCCAAACGCAAAAAAGGCTACCCAGCGGTGCTATTCATTCACGGGGGCGGCTGGCGCTCCGGCGACCGGTCGAACCATATTCCCATGGCGCAGCAGCTGGCGGCCAAGGGTTACGTGACCGTAACGGCGGAGTACCGGCTCTCGACGGAAGCGCTGTACCCAGCGGCCGTTTACGACCTGAAAGCCGCTATTCGCTGGCTGCGCGCCAACGCCAAGCAGTACCCCATCGACACCACCAAAATTGCTGTATGGGGCTTCTCGGCCGGCGGGCAGTTGGCGGCGCTAGTCGGCACTACGAATGGGGATAAGCAGCTGGAAGGCAGCGCGTGTACGACCAACCATTCGAGCAGCGTACAAGCTATCGTGGACGTGGACGGCACCCTAGCTTTCCTGCACCCCGAGTCGAGCGACTATACGGTGAGCGACAAGCCGACGGCTTCCAAGGACTGGTTTGGCGCTTCCCAAACGGAAAAGCCGGAGTTGTGGCAACAGGCCGCGGGCCTGAACCACGTCACGCCCCAGACCCCGCCCATTGTATTCATCAACAGCTCCATCGACCGGATGCATGCGGGGCGCGAAGACATGATCAAAAAGCTAGACACCTACCGCATCTACCACGAAACGCACACCTTCCCCGACACGCCCCATACGTTTCCGCTGTTCAACCCCTGGTTTGAGCCCACGCTGAAGTACACGGCCGACTTTCTGGATAAGGTATTCCAAGTTAAACGGTAA